Within the Medicago truncatula cultivar Jemalong A17 chromosome 4, MtrunA17r5.0-ANR, whole genome shotgun sequence genome, the region AATACCAGAAGCACGCTTTTACCAGAAGCATACCAAAATATATACTTTCTTTTTAGCAATTTGGAGAGACACTTCTTGATCAGAAAAATACCACTTTTCCACCAAcataaaaactctttttttcttcgTGGGTTACATCTCCTGTGTTTATCAAATTCAAGTTGTTCTGTCATCTCTGATATGATTCATATCAGGGAAAAACTGTTGTATCATGGAAGGATATGCACTTATGAGGCGGATAAAATCCTCAATGACAGTGACTATGTCACGCCTCAGTTTAGATAATGGTTTATTGTTTTGCAGGTTACATAAGTTGTTGATAGAGTTGTATCGGTGGTTAGTTATACAAAATTTCAATGACAGCTAAgtttatttatctcattttttctttatatttgatttatgtgtatatatatttactttGATTATTATTTAGAGATAATTATTATGACTAAATTTTACAACAATCTTCATCTGACTCCtctaaatcaaatatatattcgTTTGTTAATGATGTTTCTACACCAATATTTAAATATGGTTAAGGATTAGTCTCGACATCCAAATCTATGTCACATAGTGTGAATCTAGTAGTGGTTAAAATCAAAGTTGAAgccttaattttaattaaaagaattgGCAGAAagttaaatctttttttaacttaataACAAAGTAAAATTTCGATTAAAGTGAAGTtggaatcaattttattttattttacaattattAATATGTGTATAATATTTAGattattgaaaattgtttataGAAGAGAGATAGATAGAGTGTgtgaaaaaatagaaatttgttaaagcatgaaaGAGTAGTTAACAATTGTTTTTGTTAAAGAGTGAGAAGGTACCGAAATAAAGTAGAAATTTATTGATGAATTAAAATGAGCGTAtcataggaagaaaaaaataaaataaaataaaaactccaGAAATTCACTTCTTCAATTTATATTACTATTCTAAAAccacattaaaaaataaacggATGAAGCACAAACCAACGAAACTGAACCAAAATAATCTCTTTATATGTATGTGCTTAACACTATTTATTTAGGATGATCGTGACGTTAGAAGAATGTCTttcaaattaaagaaatttgaCATGATATatcaaacaaaattaagaagaaatttGACCATTATTAAATATCTTGGCCATCGTTTAGGTTTGGGAATTTGGCTTTGAATTGAGTCATATAGAGTGGTTGGTCGTACGATGGAGCCAGAAGTGATAACATAGTGGTTGGCTTTTAATTGGGTCAACCGATGATGACTGAAAGTGGCCAGAATTGATATTGATATAGCATCACCAAAATGACTCATCTTGCCTTTGTTCTATAAGttggataaaataaaaaaaattcaacaccGGCGTCAAAATTGGATCGAGTCTCTCCTCCTATGTGTGtgttatatacatatattacaaatttaaaagaatatatGTAGGACCAtagataaattttgaaaataattgcaATTGAAACTTTGCAAGTTTGGGGTTCGATCCTcggccaccataaaaaaaaaaaactaaacaaatgaTGGGTGGCATCATGCCCCACTATATCTGATAAATATagtttttaatatgatttaacaaaaattgataaattactaaataaataattcagATAGTCAAAAATTCCCAAAACATACACTTTATTTCAGTtcaaatgaaaacaacaatGAAGGTGTACAAACCTTCGACACATAAACGAAAACAATGAGTTCCCGCCTGAAAAGGCGACACTTATTTAAGAGACAGAACATAAAGACACAAAGCtactcttcttcatcttcatctttccaGCACTTGAGTGTTGATCTAGGCGAGCCACAGTCGGCAGTCTTGACAAACTTTTGGTAGACAACAGAACCACCCATTCCAAGCCCTTCATGGCTCCTCTCTTCACGACAGTATCCCTTAACATCAAGCGAACAACCCTGCTCAAATGACTTGCTTGCATTGTCCACATGAACAGCTACAGAAAACTCATTTGGTTGGAAACAAGCTAGCACCTTCACCACCAATTCATTCAGATTCATTGCTTTCAAATCATATCCAGCAGTCTCAAAGCTTGCATAACTGAACCCATCTTCTGGAGTAACATGAATGGTAGAAACAGCAGCACCCTCAACAGAATTCATTGAATAACCACAAGGTTCAAAATCAAAGTCACATATTTCAGAATTTGGAAGAATTTTCCTGATGCCAGAGTTCACAGTCATCTTGGCAGCTGAATCTGATTGATCTTTGAAGAAAACCGAAGCTTTCTCTCTGTCTAAGCCAGTCATGCACATCTCGAGTGTGTAGACAGAGTCGTTTGGGCTCACGGAATCTGCAGAGGCAGAGTAAACATGCCAATTCTGGGCTTCATCGGATCCACCCATAATATAAGCCGTGCTGCCTGACCCAAGCTTTCCAAAGTAGCCATCGAGGACAGCCACTTCTTCGGAAAAGTGGCGATGAGGGAAAGACTGGGCACCAGGAAAAATGAAACTGCCTCGGGTGTACCTCACAGATCTGACTTTAAGGGAAATGGACTCGGCCAATTTCAATATGGGTGGGATTGCAAGCAGTAATTTGGTAGTACCACAGGTTTTGATTATGATCTTGTAGGCATAAACAAAAAGGCTGGACTCAGACAGAACATAGGAGTCAACATCGTCATTTGCTAAGGAAGAAACAATGGTGCACTCAGCTGGTGCAAGAATCTCATCAAGTTGGGATTTTGTGAGAGATCTTAAACCCCTCCCGTGAGGGTCAGAAAAAAGTCCAGGATCGGAAAAGGAAATTTCCAACCTCTTTTCAAATCCTTCGAAACCAATTGCAGAAACTGCCATGGCCACAGTTCAAACAGAAAGACACACGGAAGAAACAAGGAATGAAAAAAAGAGTACAATCGCAAAGAGAGGGTTTGGAAAGATGTATTTTGAAGGAGAGTAGTAAATAAACCTaaacgaaaacaaaaaaagcTAATAAAAAACTGCTTGCATGCAGGGGAACGAGATTCAGTATGGAATATCAGGATGGCTTGCGAGCGCACTGCACAAGAGATACAAAAAAATAGGTATTAGTATAGCTCAACAAGTAATCAAATTTATAGAATtattaacatcaaaatacatatattatcaAGGTGAATGAACACTTACGTTGGAGTAAGCAGCTGATCTGAACTTCTTGATTCCACCGTTAGGACGAATGTCTTCAATGCTGTATCCGAGGGGAGCTTCGTagaataatgatgatgatttaCTACTACTACTGGACTTCTTTTTACCTCCTTTAGACTCCATTAGCTCATTCAGTCCTGTTACCATATGAAATGATGTTAGAACTCTACATTGTTAAATGACACATACATATAAAACTGAGACAGAATATGACAAAAAACATCCTTCAAGGGTACCAACAAAATGGCTTAAAACACCCATCAAGGATTTACACATTCACtattaaacaataataataaactttGTTTCAAAAGCATAACTTTTTAACAAACAAGCAACCATGTTATATAAttatacaaaatcaaatttcttgaaagaaaaataaaatcaatcatttaAAACAAGATGGCCAATAAAAGATCAATTGAAATATTATCAAACTTTTAAAGCAATGAATAGTTATAAAGTGACAAAAAAGgtttaaagaaacaaaattccAACACACAATCCTGGTAGGTCCCAGATAATCATAGACATGACAATCAAGAGATTAAATACAGATCCATGCACATGAGATCGAGTACAAGTAACAATCAATAGATATGAAATTCTAATTGACAaatcaacaataataattaaaatattgttcTATCAATTAAACCATACTAAtaatacaaatgaaaataaacatatgataaaaaaaaaaaaaaacgtaagaTCTGAATGAAAAGATAGAACAGGTACCTGATTAGATTAATTCTGATTAAAAATGCCGCAGCTTTCAATACCTTAAAACCCACCAAGATCAAATCAAACGGAAACtacaaaaatgaaacaaaaaattagaacgatgaaacaaaatcaaaatgaagaaaacgaTAACAAAACCGAAGAAGGAGAAAAACGCTTACAGATACGAGTGGGAAGGGAAAGCGCGGAGAAAACGAGACGGAAACcctaaaaaagagagaaaagaaagattgaAATCACAGAGCTGCGCTGCGTTTTGTGTGATTGGGAATTGTGAGGTGAGTGTGTATTTATATCGTTAACGTGTGGGGTTGAGGGTTTCGTTTGTTTAACAGCCGTTCGTGACCGTGAAAAGCGttaaagttttttaaatttgaatttacgGTCTTGTCCTTACTTCTTTCCTAGACGTTTCATCATTTTCTATTCATTGGATTTGGATGTGGGTCATggtttatgcttttttttaaaactttaggGATTCTTATTCCTCCACTATAAGACAAAAAATCTGGTTCGTAAACTTGTTTggttaattttgtcattttcattttttaatccaaaattaaataatacactaattatttatttattaattcgGTTTTATATACGTATAAGAAAAGTCAAAATGTAtgtcttcaaacaaaaaatcaaaatgtatttgatcttaatttagattaaatacgttttgacttttgtttatatttaaaacaaagaagaattatggaaaatgtttatatttaaaacttttgtttatataaaacaaagaagaattatgggagtataatttattttatggaaAATATTAGCAGTATTCCTGAGGTATTAGTTAaggaattat harbors:
- the LOC25480154 gene encoding S-adenosylmethionine decarboxylase proenzyme is translated as MAVSAIGFEGFEKRLEISFSDPGLFSDPHGRGLRSLTKSQLDEILAPAECTIVSSLANDDVDSYVLSESSLFVYAYKIIIKTCGTTKLLLAIPPILKLAESISLKVRSVRYTRGSFIFPGAQSFPHRHFSEEVAVLDGYFGKLGSGSTAYIMGGSDEAQNWHVYSASADSVSPNDSVYTLEMCMTGLDREKASVFFKDQSDSAAKMTVNSGIRKILPNSEICDFDFEPCGYSMNSVEGAAVSTIHVTPEDGFSYASFETAGYDLKAMNLNELVVKVLACFQPNEFSVAVHVDNASKSFEQGCSLDVKGYCREERSHEGLGMGGSVVYQKFVKTADCGSPRSTLKCWKDEDEEE